The following are encoded in a window of Polyodon spathula isolate WHYD16114869_AA chromosome 48, ASM1765450v1, whole genome shotgun sequence genomic DNA:
- the LOC121306596 gene encoding serum amyloid P-component-like: MNRNYDRQYKLYACGNTVSFCCASEFQDFPGWVRICVTWDSHMRVAQVWENGNGSVRKGLDRPISVPEQGSPNVILNSGSVPFQISDLNLWDRELMPWEIRNPGAGNVLSWESARYSTSGVTILETKR, encoded by the coding sequence ATGAACAGGAACTACGATCGGCAGTACAAACTCTACGCTTGCGGCAACACTGTGTCCTTCTGCTGCGCTTCGGAGTTTCAGGACTTTCCCGGCTGGGTCCGGATCTGCGTTACCTGGGACTCTCATATGAGGGTGGCTCAGGTGTGGGAGAACGGGAACGGGAGCGTGCGGAAAGGGCTGGACCGACCCATTTCGGTTCCGGAGCAGGGATCCCCCAACGTCATACTGAATTCCGGGAGCGTCCCGTTCCAAATCTCGGACCTCAACTTGTGGGATCGTGAGCTGATGCCTTGGGAAATACGCAACCCCGGTGCGGGCAACGTGTTGAGCTGGGAGTCGGCGCGGTACTCTACGAGCGGAGTTACCATTCTGGAAACTAAGAGATAG